A stretch of the Coprobacillus cateniformis genome encodes the following:
- a CDS encoding transposase, with protein MMNMKYDYYNQTGVFKPGYNLQIGVCDEYIMHMEIFSNPTDTRTYIPFMKKYKDIYDRYPRWPIADAGYGSYDNLLFNVINGMELGLKYNYYAKKNSSDFKKQIYNPMNWQYDEQGFKVCPQGHPFHIEKDERWNTKGEYLQISRVFECGQCHTCLVKDKCTKAKEQRKIQINYALNELLNRVDENLGNDEGKEMKKQRCIQVEGAFGVIKQDMNYARLRRRGRLNVKTELLLIGIAYNICKYHNKKSRKRSQIIS; from the coding sequence ATGATGAATATGAAATATGACTATTATAATCAGACGGGTGTTTTTAAGCCAGGGTATAACTTGCAGATTGGTGTATGTGACGAATACATTATGCATATGGAAATATTTTCAAATCCTACTGATACCAGAACATATATCCCATTTATGAAAAAGTATAAAGATATCTACGACAGGTATCCAAGATGGCCTATAGCTGATGCAGGTTATGGGAGTTATGACAATTTATTATTCAATGTTATTAATGGAATGGAACTTGGATTAAAATATAATTATTATGCAAAAAAGAATTCATCAGATTTTAAAAAACAGATCTATAATCCAATGAATTGGCAATATGATGAACAAGGATTTAAAGTTTGTCCACAAGGACATCCATTTCATATTGAAAAGGATGAACGATGGAATACCAAAGGAGAATATTTACAAATAAGTCGAGTATTTGAATGCGGTCAATGTCATACTTGCCTAGTCAAGGATAAATGTACGAAAGCAAAAGAACAACGAAAAATACAAATCAATTATGCTTTAAATGAATTACTGAATAGAGTTGATGAAAACTTAGGTAATGATGAAGGGAAAGAAATGAAGAAGCAACGATGTATTCAAGTTGAAGGAGCATTTGGTGTCATTAAACAGGACATGAATTACGCTCGATTAAGAAGAAGAGGAAGACTCAATGTAAAGACTGAATTATTATTAATAGGGATTGCCTATAATATATGTAAATACCACAATAAAAAGTCTCGAAAGAGATCACAAATAATTTCGTAA
- a CDS encoding transposase has translation MNTIEILESNYPISNGNYNAFQCKLPLDFFTFVPADDPVASFVEIMKGIDTSKYFNCSHRGNKGYDPNMMLQVTLFAFMNGEGELRKMEELCKYDIRYMWLSNEQTPSFMAFQRFISDKLSMSIEDIFYDIVKRIIELDDVDASKLYIDGTKIEANAKKNSFVWKKRYLDIRKNIFKSN, from the coding sequence ATGAATACGATTGAAATATTAGAATCTAATTATCCCATAAGCAATGGTAATTATAACGCATTTCAATGCAAACTTCCACTAGATTTTTTTACATTCGTTCCTGCAGATGATCCTGTGGCATCATTCGTAGAAATCATGAAAGGAATTGATACTTCTAAATATTTTAATTGCTCTCATAGAGGCAATAAGGGCTACGACCCTAATATGATGTTGCAAGTTACATTGTTTGCATTCATGAATGGCGAAGGTGAATTAAGAAAAATGGAGGAGTTGTGTAAATACGATATTCGATATATGTGGTTATCTAATGAACAGACTCCATCATTTATGGCTTTTCAAAGATTTATATCAGATAAATTATCGATGTCTATTGAAGATATTTTTTATGATATTGTCAAAAGAATTATTGAATTAGATGATGTTGATGCTTCTAAATTGTATATTGATGGAACTAAAATAGAAGCTAATGCAAAAAAGAACAGTTTTGTATGGAAAAAGCGATACTTGGATATCAGGAAAAACATTTTCAAAAGCAACTGA
- a CDS encoding PTS sugar transporter subunit IIC, producing the protein MNFFNKLQTVLEKVVGPFATMVANSKYIKALTEGFMYTMPITLGVAVIAVLSNLPIDPWVDFLNSTGLYTVGQEVISLTLSLLAIYVVGAIGYCFTRNEGEQGIIGAVMSTAAFIILMPIQTFTNEAGSSVSALATNYMGSDGIFLALILGLLIPRLYCFLMSKNLKLKLPDSVPPMVSMSLAPTFVAMIIFTLVLALKWACTFTPNGNVFNVVSTFIGQPISYFGASPISLIIVFSLMNLIWFFGIHPNAILMPYMPVLMMASMANTEAFLAGETMPYLIFGILGACVQIGGAGNTLGLCIATLFAKSEKYKAMRKLVIPANIFNINEPIIFGFPIMLNPLYVIPMVFSPAASGLVAWALIGILPISFNPTISMPWVTPGFITVFFQGGVFMLLLWLISLAIHFVMYLPFFLIDDNNALKQEQELKAK; encoded by the coding sequence ATGAATTTTTTTAATAAGCTACAGACTGTCTTAGAAAAAGTTGTTGGTCCATTTGCAACAATGGTCGCCAATAGTAAATACATTAAAGCATTAACAGAAGGTTTTATGTATACAATGCCAATTACATTAGGGGTAGCAGTTATTGCCGTTTTGTCTAATTTGCCTATTGATCCATGGGTTGATTTTTTAAACAGTACAGGATTATATACAGTAGGGCAAGAGGTTATATCTTTAACATTATCTTTACTTGCTATTTATGTTGTAGGAGCAATTGGATATTGTTTTACTAGAAATGAAGGTGAGCAAGGAATTATTGGAGCTGTCATGTCTACAGCAGCGTTTATTATTTTAATGCCAATTCAAACATTTACTAATGAAGCTGGAAGTTCAGTTTCAGCTTTAGCTACCAATTATATGGGGAGTGACGGAATTTTCTTGGCATTAATTTTAGGTTTATTAATTCCAAGATTATACTGTTTTTTAATGAGTAAAAACTTGAAATTGAAATTACCAGATTCAGTACCACCAATGGTAAGTATGTCATTAGCACCTACATTTGTGGCTATGATTATCTTTACATTAGTTTTGGCCTTAAAATGGGCATGTACATTTACACCAAATGGAAATGTATTCAATGTTGTTTCAACATTTATTGGTCAGCCAATTTCATATTTTGGAGCTTCACCAATATCATTAATTATTGTCTTTTCATTAATGAATTTAATCTGGTTCTTTGGTATTCATCCAAATGCTATTTTAATGCCATATATGCCTGTTTTAATGATGGCTTCTATGGCTAACACTGAAGCTTTTCTAGCCGGAGAAACAATGCCTTATCTTATTTTTGGAATTTTAGGGGCTTGTGTTCAAATTGGTGGTGCAGGAAATACATTAGGATTATGTATTGCAACCCTATTTGCAAAATCTGAAAAGTATAAAGCAATGCGTAAACTTGTTATCCCAGCTAATATTTTCAATATTAATGAACCAATCATTTTTGGTTTCCCAATTATGTTAAATCCTTTATATGTGATTCCAATGGTCTTTTCACCTGCAGCTTCAGGATTAGTTGCTTGGGCTTTAATTGGTATTTTACCAATATCTTTTAATCCAACAATTTCTATGCCTTGGGTAACACCTGGATTCATTACTGTGTTCTTCCAAGGTGGAGTCTTCATGTTGTTATTATGGTTAATAAGCTTGGCTATTCATTTTGTCATGTATTTACCATTCTTCTTAATTGATGACAACAATGCTTTAAAACAAGAACAAGAATTAAAAGCGAAATAG
- a CDS encoding alpha/beta hydrolase, giving the protein MAKIQCNVISYTLMRTVDIDVILPTVTIPESMINKGKIHHDYHKKFPVLYLLHGFGNNHAQWCGYTNVELYAEERQIAVVMISGENKKYIDQDEDLFADFIENELPEFITQVFPVSTRKEDTYIAGLSMGGFGALYHGLSHPEKYSAIGAFSPGIEMQGNPIDLYEVLDQCQHEIPIYMACGDKDFLYDTNVQFVKSLKEKKMSLTWLSVPGYEHEWRFWDKCIEEFLDWIQRSDAYANAKRKI; this is encoded by the coding sequence ATGGCAAAAATACAATGTAATGTCATTTCATATACATTAATGAGAACTGTTGATATTGATGTGATTTTACCAACAGTTACGATTCCTGAAAGTATGATTAATAAGGGAAAAATTCATCATGATTATCATAAGAAATTTCCAGTACTCTATCTTTTACATGGATTTGGAAATAATCATGCACAATGGTGTGGCTATACAAATGTTGAATTATATGCTGAAGAAAGACAGATTGCTGTTGTTATGATTTCAGGTGAAAATAAAAAATATATTGATCAAGATGAGGATTTATTCGCAGATTTTATAGAAAATGAATTACCAGAATTTATTACTCAGGTTTTCCCTGTTTCTACAAGAAAAGAAGATACTTATATTGCAGGACTTTCTATGGGTGGATTTGGTGCTCTTTATCATGGATTGAGTCATCCTGAAAAATATAGTGCAATTGGTGCATTTTCACCAGGTATTGAAATGCAGGGAAATCCAATTGATCTTTATGAAGTTTTGGATCAATGTCAACATGAGATTCCTATTTATATGGCTTGTGGTGATAAGGATTTTCTTTATGATACGAATGTTCAATTCGTTAAAAGTTTAAAAGAAAAAAAGATGTCATTAACATGGTTGAGTGTACCAGGCTATGAGCATGAATGGCGTTTCTGGGACAAGTGTATTGAAGAATTTTTAGATTGGATTCAGCGAAGTGATGCTTATGCAAATGCAAAAAGAAAAATTTAA